The following are from one region of the Catenulispora sp. EB89 genome:
- a CDS encoding MFS transporter — protein MTSSIEQRAESKAESATENLVRPASRPSTGPSPGLATGTGTGTGTGTGTGTLILLASIVVSFLAASSAPTPLYATYAAEWHFSPITTTIVFGIYAIAVLLSLLIAGRLSDHIGRRPVLLAALALQIAAALVLTTAGGVGTLLLGRVLQGIATGGAIGALGAAMLDVDRGRGTLANAAAPGIGTGVGALLSGWLVQYAPAPTHLVYLVLVTVFVVQGVAVVRMPETVSRKPGARAALRPELAVPSGLRGPVLAAAPILFAVWALAGFYGSLGPALARHLSGSTSTVVAGLGLFLLAVTGSLSALVLDRTPPRRVMVLGIAVLAVSAVATLVAISSGSTLGFFGSTLVAGLGFGAGFQGGIRTVVLRAAPHERSGVLSVLYIICYLGMAVPSVVAGVLVVHGGGLIDTARGYAVFILVLSAAALAGLVMTDKAASQK, from the coding sequence GTGACCTCTTCCATCGAACAACGCGCTGAAAGCAAGGCTGAAAGCGCGACTGAAAACCTTGTACGGCCCGCAAGTCGTCCCAGCACTGGCCCCAGCCCCGGCCTCGCCACCGGCACCGGCACTGGCACTGGCACAGGCACAGGCACAGGCACCCTGATCCTGCTGGCCTCGATCGTCGTCTCGTTCCTCGCCGCCTCCAGCGCCCCGACCCCGCTCTACGCGACCTACGCGGCGGAATGGCACTTCTCACCGATCACCACCACCATCGTCTTCGGCATCTACGCGATCGCCGTCCTCCTCTCCCTCCTCATCGCCGGCCGCCTGTCCGACCACATCGGCCGCCGTCCCGTCCTCCTCGCGGCACTCGCGCTCCAAATCGCCGCCGCGCTCGTCCTCACCACGGCCGGAGGCGTCGGAACGCTCCTGCTCGGCCGCGTCCTCCAAGGCATCGCCACCGGCGGCGCCATCGGCGCGTTGGGAGCGGCGATGCTCGACGTCGACCGCGGCCGCGGCACCCTCGCCAACGCCGCCGCGCCCGGCATCGGCACCGGAGTCGGGGCGCTGCTGTCCGGATGGCTCGTCCAGTACGCTCCGGCGCCGACGCACCTGGTGTACCTGGTCCTCGTCACCGTGTTCGTGGTGCAGGGCGTGGCGGTGGTGCGGATGCCGGAGACCGTCAGTCGCAAGCCCGGCGCACGCGCGGCGCTCCGCCCGGAACTGGCCGTGCCCTCCGGCCTGCGCGGCCCCGTCCTCGCGGCGGCGCCGATCCTGTTCGCCGTCTGGGCGCTCGCCGGCTTCTACGGATCGCTCGGTCCGGCCCTCGCCCGGCACCTGTCCGGTTCGACCTCGACCGTCGTGGCAGGCCTCGGCCTGTTCCTGCTCGCGGTGACCGGGTCGCTGTCCGCGCTCGTCCTCGACCGCACGCCGCCACGCCGGGTCATGGTGCTGGGCATCGCGGTCCTCGCGGTCTCGGCGGTGGCCACGCTGGTCGCGATCAGCAGCGGCTCGACGCTCGGCTTCTTCGGCAGCACGCTGGTCGCCGGCCTCGGATTCGGCGCCGGCTTCCAGGGCGGCATCCGCACGGTCGTCCTGCGCGCGGCGCCGCACGAGCGATCCGGCGTGCTGTCCGTCCTCTACATCATCTGCTACCTCGGTATGGCAGTACCCTCAGTCGTCGCCGGGGTGCTCGTCGTCCACGGCGGAGGACTCATCGACACCGCGCGCGGGTACGCCGTGTTCATTCTCGTGCTCTCGGCGGCGGCGCTCGCCGGATTGGTGATGACGGACAAGGCAGCCTCCCAAAAATAG
- a CDS encoding ABC transporter ATP-binding protein: MTAADTTADDTRTDASTPETQPASRLGRIKALFSPDAVPRHEVDDLAADPYVATWTRGYAEVAAASFWSNARRMPELLRLTLRTAAEVSRWRVVTLVVLQAFSGVFQALGLLATTGVLAALFTGRPTPDRIAAALPSLILIAAFTAATALASNISSLMQSQLSPAMDAAALARIQELCTGVELVAFDQAGWFDEENAAERGAVSPHFMLQATVRILAALATVGSAILVVAFVNPLLLPLILVTIVPRWWAAVRVARMDYKVFVRQSEGRRRVNQIAYIGQSISQAAEVRALSMSPYLTGRYRHISRRILAENIALQRAETMSQILGDTVAGIAVAAVYTVLGLLLWKSEIPLAAGGTAVIAIGRAQASLMQMITSVNSLFAEGLYFDGYVKFCRKAETLLPAPGAVAVPEDFKAITVEDVTFSYEGAEKPALSNASLTIARGQVVALVGENGAAKTTLAKLLGRGYLPDAGTIRWDGLDTAQMDPNQLRQRIAYIGQDGARFPFTARENIRVGDWTRADDPAAIESAAEASGAHEFISALPNGYATLMDRSLSWGTNVSGGQHQRINLARGFYRQGVLVIADEPTSNLDAAAEIDFYNRLRSYGGTIVMVTHRLNAVQACADHIYVLEHGRISAHGTHAELMADPAGGWYRDSYLLQQNSFTSRAGEPGTASTTD; the protein is encoded by the coding sequence ATGACCGCTGCCGACACCACCGCGGATGACACCCGAACCGACGCCAGCACGCCCGAAACCCAGCCCGCCTCGCGCCTCGGGCGTATCAAAGCCCTGTTCTCCCCGGACGCGGTCCCGCGGCACGAGGTCGACGACCTCGCCGCCGACCCCTACGTCGCGACCTGGACGCGCGGCTACGCCGAGGTCGCGGCAGCCAGTTTCTGGAGCAACGCACGCCGGATGCCGGAGCTGCTGCGGCTGACGCTGCGCACCGCGGCCGAGGTGTCGCGGTGGCGGGTGGTCACGCTGGTGGTGCTGCAGGCGTTCTCCGGGGTGTTCCAGGCCCTGGGGCTGCTGGCGACCACCGGGGTGCTGGCGGCGTTGTTCACCGGCCGTCCGACACCGGACCGGATCGCCGCGGCGCTGCCGTCGCTGATCCTCATCGCCGCCTTCACCGCCGCGACCGCGCTCGCCTCCAACATCAGCTCCCTGATGCAGTCGCAGCTGAGTCCGGCGATGGACGCCGCGGCGCTGGCGCGGATCCAGGAACTGTGCACCGGGGTGGAGCTGGTCGCGTTCGACCAGGCCGGCTGGTTCGACGAGGAGAACGCGGCCGAGCGCGGCGCGGTGTCCCCGCACTTCATGTTGCAGGCCACCGTGCGGATCCTGGCCGCGCTGGCCACGGTCGGGTCGGCGATCCTGGTGGTGGCGTTCGTGAACCCGCTGCTGCTGCCGCTGATCCTGGTCACGATCGTGCCGCGCTGGTGGGCCGCGGTGCGGGTGGCGCGCATGGACTACAAGGTGTTCGTCCGGCAGTCCGAGGGACGCCGCCGGGTGAATCAGATCGCGTACATCGGGCAGTCCATCAGCCAGGCCGCCGAGGTCCGCGCGCTGAGCATGTCGCCGTACCTGACCGGCCGCTACCGGCACATCTCCCGGCGCATCCTGGCAGAGAACATCGCCCTGCAACGCGCCGAGACGATGTCCCAGATCCTCGGCGACACCGTCGCCGGGATCGCGGTCGCCGCGGTGTACACGGTGCTGGGGCTGCTGCTGTGGAAAAGCGAGATCCCGCTGGCCGCCGGCGGCACCGCGGTCATCGCCATCGGCCGGGCGCAGGCCTCCCTGATGCAGATGATCACGAGCGTCAACTCCCTGTTCGCCGAGGGCTTGTACTTCGACGGCTACGTGAAGTTCTGCAGGAAGGCCGAAACGCTTCTGCCCGCTCCCGGTGCCGTCGCGGTCCCCGAGGACTTCAAGGCCATCACCGTCGAGGACGTCACCTTCAGCTACGAAGGAGCCGAGAAACCCGCGCTGAGCAACGCCTCGCTCACCATCGCCCGGGGCCAGGTCGTCGCCCTGGTCGGGGAGAACGGCGCGGCCAAGACCACGCTGGCCAAGCTGCTGGGCCGGGGCTACCTCCCGGACGCCGGCACGATCCGCTGGGACGGCCTGGACACCGCGCAGATGGACCCGAACCAGCTCCGCCAGCGCATCGCCTACATCGGGCAGGACGGTGCGCGCTTCCCCTTCACAGCGCGGGAGAACATCCGCGTCGGCGACTGGACCCGCGCCGACGACCCGGCCGCCATCGAGTCCGCGGCCGAAGCCTCCGGCGCCCACGAGTTCATCAGCGCCCTGCCGAACGGCTACGCCACCCTGATGGACCGCTCCCTGTCCTGGGGCACGAACGTCTCCGGCGGCCAGCACCAGCGCATCAACCTGGCGCGCGGCTTCTACCGCCAAGGCGTCCTGGTCATCGCCGACGAACCGACCTCCAACCTCGACGCGGCGGCCGAGATCGACTTCTACAACAGGCTCCGCTCCTACGGCGGCACCATCGTCATGGTCACCCACCGCCTGAACGCCGTCCAGGCCTGCGCCGACCACATCTACGTGCTCGAACACGGCCGCATCTCCGCGCACGGCACCCACGCCGAGCTCATGGCCGACCCGGCCGGCGGCTGGTACCGCGACAGCTACCTGCTTCAGCAGAACTCCTTCACCAGCCGCGCCGGAGAGCCTGGGACCGCCTCGACGACCGACTAG
- a CDS encoding NIPSNAP family protein, whose translation MFYEIRRYQVQPGRRDEWVRYMEDVVMPFQQSKGMTVTASFIDEEDDDGYVWIRRFEDEAEREALYAAVYDSDGWKDDIGPAVHKLLIVEKSVVTRVVPTPASPLR comes from the coding sequence ATGTTCTACGAGATCCGCCGCTATCAGGTCCAGCCCGGCCGTCGCGATGAGTGGGTGCGCTACATGGAGGACGTGGTCATGCCCTTCCAGCAGTCGAAGGGCATGACGGTCACCGCCTCGTTCATCGACGAGGAGGACGACGACGGCTACGTCTGGATCCGGCGCTTCGAGGACGAGGCTGAGCGGGAAGCGCTCTATGCCGCTGTGTACGACAGCGACGGATGGAAGGACGACATCGGCCCGGCGGTGCACAAGCTGCTGATCGTCGAGAAGTCCGTGGTCACCCGCGTTGTTCCGACCCCCGCCTCGCCTTTGCGATGA
- a CDS encoding RHS repeat domain-containing protein produces the protein MRSTVFDGDNRQTSTTDLAGEATAYTYDADGNQTAAGATTFTYDAFGTQTVNALTSTAPVQPFGYTGALTKPALTGKSGAWGTFFDTYVPVRPDYRLYHIADLLRQEGCPQLAGQIAIDGISGLTGWERDAAAVDAAAADNSATAPAAGSNPAIALLGKYQDIKDYIAAGPPGAFDADFLNFQGNAKKGTAGVGSWNWTRNKRYIDDALTASKEVRLVTDPNTHIYEKGNVYQRELKYLKDNGYGWVPVDDHWVVVGVRP, from the coding sequence GTGCGGTCGACCGTCTTCGACGGCGACAACCGTCAGACCTCGACGACCGACCTGGCCGGCGAGGCCACCGCCTACACCTACGACGCCGACGGCAACCAGACCGCCGCCGGAGCCACCACCTTCACCTATGACGCCTTCGGCACCCAGACTGTCAACGCACTGACGAGCACCGCCCCGGTCCAGCCGTTCGGCTACACCGGCGCCCTCACCAAACCTGCCCTCACCGGCAAAAGCGGCGCCTGGGGCACCTTCTTCGACACCTACGTCCCGGTCCGCCCCGACTACCGGCTCTACCACATCGCCGACCTGCTGCGGCAAGAAGGCTGCCCGCAGCTCGCCGGGCAGATCGCCATCGACGGCATCAGTGGCCTGACCGGCTGGGAACGCGACGCGGCGGCTGTCGACGCGGCCGCAGCCGACAACAGCGCGACGGCGCCCGCGGCCGGTTCCAATCCGGCTATCGCACTGCTGGGCAAGTACCAAGACATCAAGGACTACATCGCTGCCGGACCGCCGGGAGCCTTCGACGCGGACTTCCTCAACTTCCAAGGAAACGCGAAGAAGGGAACCGCCGGAGTCGGATCATGGAACTGGACACGCAACAAGCGCTACATCGACGACGCCTTGACCGCCAGCAAGGAAGTGCGATTGGTGACCGATCCGAACACTCACATCTACGAAAAGGGAAACGTTTATCAGCGCGAGCTTAAGTATCTCAAGGACAACGGCTACGGATGGGTTCCAGTAGACGACCATTGGGTAGTTGTCGGGGTCCGACCTTGA
- a CDS encoding GlxA family transcriptional regulator, whose protein sequence is MVLHRVAVLALDGMAPLDLAIPLQVFGSRAQNAYQVSVCGPASSVSGAGGLAVAVAGGLDVLAAADTVIVPGFDPEPGAPREPLPPAVAEALATARDRGRRVVSICTGAFALAEVGLLDGLHATTHWQHTDELEERYPAVHVERDVLYVDEGDILTSAGVCCGIDLCLHIVRRDLGAGVANEIARRMVAAPHREGGQAQYVPAPVADAGDTGLADTRAWALEHLDEPLSVTRLAGHAAMSERSFLRRFVEETGTTPLQWLVGARLSLARELLETTDHSIDLVAHDCGLGSAANLRLHFRRALNTTPTAYRRAFSRAVAGSGA, encoded by the coding sequence ATGGTCCTCCACCGAGTCGCCGTGCTGGCACTGGACGGGATGGCCCCGCTCGACCTCGCCATCCCGCTTCAGGTCTTCGGCTCGCGCGCACAGAACGCCTACCAGGTCTCGGTCTGCGGGCCGGCCAGTTCCGTCTCGGGCGCCGGCGGCCTCGCCGTGGCGGTCGCCGGCGGACTCGATGTGCTGGCCGCGGCCGACACGGTGATCGTGCCGGGCTTCGACCCGGAGCCCGGGGCGCCGCGCGAGCCGTTGCCCCCGGCGGTCGCCGAGGCGCTGGCCACGGCCCGCGACCGGGGCCGCCGGGTGGTGTCGATCTGCACTGGCGCATTCGCCCTGGCCGAGGTCGGCCTGCTCGACGGGCTGCACGCCACCACGCACTGGCAGCACACTGACGAGCTCGAGGAGCGCTACCCGGCCGTGCACGTGGAGCGCGACGTGCTCTACGTCGACGAGGGCGACATCCTCACGTCGGCCGGGGTGTGCTGCGGCATCGACCTGTGCCTGCACATCGTGCGCCGGGATCTCGGCGCCGGCGTGGCCAACGAGATCGCCCGCCGCATGGTCGCCGCCCCGCACCGCGAGGGCGGCCAGGCGCAGTACGTACCCGCACCCGTCGCGGACGCCGGCGACACAGGGCTCGCGGACACCCGAGCGTGGGCCCTGGAGCACCTCGACGAGCCGCTGAGCGTCACACGCCTCGCGGGGCACGCCGCCATGTCCGAGCGCTCGTTCCTCCGCCGCTTCGTCGAGGAGACAGGCACGACGCCGCTGCAGTGGCTGGTCGGCGCGCGCCTGAGCCTGGCCCGCGAGCTGCTGGAGACCACCGACCACTCCATCGACCTGGTCGCGCACGACTGCGGCCTGGGCTCGGCCGCCAACCTGCGCCTGCACTTCCGGCGCGCGCTGAACACGACGCCGACGGCGTACCGGCGGGCTTTCAGCCGCGCGGTCGCGGGCTCGGGAGCGTGA
- a CDS encoding MFS transporter, with translation MEAAAATATTAPTPATHHHTTYREVLAQPQFRLLFSTRVLGISAETLRITTLSVLIFRASHSPLLSALAFGVGFLPQLPGSMLLGALADRLRPRPLLTAGFLLQCAAAALLGLVRMPTAAALGVVAAVAVLTPVFGGATSRLASDLLTGDAYVLGRSLMNMASSGAQLVALAVGGAVIAALGTGQALVVAAVLNAACAAAIRLRLPDLPAPGSPPGAVLSASWSGAGRLMRDRTVRRLSLAQWLPCGFVAGAESLVVSYAGQRGFAVGTYGLLMACGPTGMLLGDLVVGRLLRPSAREALVVPLVAVMGLPLLGLAADPSAVVCALLLLTSTTGFSYAIGLQRPFLEALPPGNQGQAFGLLSSGLMTLQGLGPVLVGAVASLAGTGRAMAVAGGATVLTAGWMASWRRSSSRSSRRSQALRRGW, from the coding sequence ATGGAAGCCGCCGCAGCCACAGCCACCACCGCCCCAACCCCCGCAACGCACCACCACACCACCTACCGCGAAGTCCTGGCCCAGCCGCAGTTCCGCCTCCTCTTCTCAACCCGCGTGCTCGGCATCAGCGCCGAAACCCTGCGCATCACCACACTGTCCGTCCTCATCTTCAGAGCCTCACACTCCCCACTCCTCAGCGCCCTCGCCTTCGGCGTCGGCTTCCTCCCGCAGCTCCCGGGCTCAATGCTGCTCGGCGCCCTGGCCGACCGCCTCCGCCCCCGCCCGCTCCTCACCGCCGGCTTCCTGCTCCAGTGCGCCGCTGCGGCGCTCCTGGGCCTGGTGCGGATGCCGACGGCTGCGGCGCTCGGCGTGGTCGCCGCCGTCGCCGTCCTGACGCCGGTCTTCGGCGGCGCGACGAGCCGCCTGGCCTCCGACCTGCTCACTGGCGACGCCTACGTCCTGGGCCGCTCGCTGATGAATATGGCCTCCTCGGGCGCGCAACTGGTCGCCCTGGCCGTCGGCGGCGCCGTCATCGCGGCGCTGGGCACCGGCCAGGCGCTGGTCGTGGCCGCGGTCCTGAACGCCGCCTGCGCGGCCGCCATCCGGCTCCGCCTGCCCGACCTGCCGGCCCCGGGTAGCCCGCCCGGCGCAGTCCTGTCGGCCAGCTGGTCCGGCGCCGGGCGCCTGATGCGCGACCGGACGGTGCGCCGCCTGTCGCTGGCCCAGTGGCTGCCGTGCGGCTTCGTCGCCGGAGCCGAGAGCCTGGTCGTCTCCTACGCGGGCCAGCGGGGCTTCGCGGTCGGGACCTACGGTCTGCTGATGGCGTGCGGTCCCACCGGAATGCTGCTCGGCGATCTCGTCGTCGGACGCCTGCTGCGCCCGAGTGCGCGCGAGGCGCTCGTCGTCCCGCTGGTCGCCGTGATGGGACTGCCGCTGCTCGGCCTCGCCGCCGATCCGTCCGCGGTCGTCTGTGCTCTGCTTCTCCTCACCTCGACGACAGGCTTCTCCTACGCGATCGGCCTGCAACGCCCCTTCCTGGAAGCGCTGCCGCCCGGCAACCAGGGCCAGGCCTTCGGCCTGCTGAGCTCCGGACTCATGACGCTCCAAGGGCTGGGGCCGGTGCTGGTCGGCGCGGTCGCGAGCCTGGCCGGCACCGGCCGGGCCATGGCTGTCGCCGGGGGAGCGACGGTACTCACCGCGGGATGGATGGCAAGCTGGCGGCGCTCTTCTAGTCGGTCGTCGAGGCGGTCCCAGGCTCTCCGGCGCGGCTGGTGA
- a CDS encoding helix-turn-helix transcriptional regulator, which yields MITSTVDVTQELAAFLRTRRERLDPQDFGLPARRQARRTPGLRREEVAELAGISVDYIVRLEQARGLRPSADVVEALASALRLGPEERAYLFGLTQQRPRDPDKLATTAEPSLARLVADLAPLPAMVMNHRYDILAWNSEMAGLLLDFDALPPSQRNAMWLCLMHPRTREFYVDREHVVREGVAHLRTAWAAHPEDEALTDLIAEFITGDEEFARLWNEGDVRLNGRGRKVIRHPEVGPLTVDFETLTPLQDPEQLLVIYRAADDASQSALDLIAKARRGSEQRG from the coding sequence ATGATCACCAGCACCGTGGACGTGACCCAGGAGCTGGCCGCCTTCCTGCGGACCCGGCGCGAACGCCTGGATCCGCAGGACTTCGGCCTCCCAGCACGCCGCCAGGCCCGCCGCACCCCGGGCCTGCGCCGCGAGGAGGTCGCCGAACTGGCCGGGATCAGCGTCGACTACATCGTGCGCCTAGAACAGGCCCGCGGCCTGCGGCCCTCGGCGGACGTCGTGGAGGCCCTGGCCAGCGCGCTGCGCCTGGGCCCCGAAGAGCGCGCCTACCTCTTCGGGCTGACCCAGCAACGCCCCCGCGACCCCGACAAGCTCGCCACCACCGCCGAGCCGTCGCTGGCCCGGCTGGTCGCCGACCTCGCGCCACTGCCTGCGATGGTGATGAACCACCGCTACGACATCCTGGCGTGGAACAGCGAGATGGCCGGGCTGCTGCTGGACTTCGACGCCCTGCCGCCGTCGCAGCGCAATGCGATGTGGCTGTGCCTGATGCACCCGCGGACCCGCGAGTTCTACGTCGACCGCGAACACGTGGTCCGCGAAGGCGTCGCTCACCTGCGCACCGCGTGGGCCGCGCATCCGGAGGACGAGGCGCTGACCGACCTCATCGCCGAGTTCATCACCGGCGACGAGGAATTCGCGCGCCTCTGGAACGAAGGCGACGTCAGACTCAACGGCCGCGGACGCAAGGTGATCCGGCACCCCGAGGTCGGCCCGCTCACCGTGGACTTCGAAACGCTGACGCCGCTTCAGGATCCGGAACAACTGCTGGTGATCTACCGCGCCGCCGACGACGCGAGCCAGTCGGCGTTGGACCTCATCGCAAAGGCGAGGCGGGGGTCGGAACAACGCGGGTGA
- a CDS encoding aldo/keto reductase, translating to MSLTLDTYRLLGRSGLRVSPLALGTATFGTEWGWGAEEDDARTLFDTYVERGGNFIDTAATYTGGTAERMVGAFARDRRESLVLATKYTTSRRPGDPNSGGAHRKNLFASVETSLRRLETDYIDVLFLHVWDFTTPVEEILRGLDDLVRQGKVLYVAMSNAPAWEISRMQAIADLRGWSPLVALQIEYSLINRGADRDLIPMARAMGLGVTPFSALGGGVLTGKYSRADLAPADAAPGESNRKSFNAALGMVTERTLAIADAVRETAAEAGHTAAQVALAWTLRNPAVTAPVIGARTPEQLVANLGALDVEFTAEQLARLEAVSAIELGYPHDVLAGEHLRTVTTGGLTIEARR from the coding sequence ATGTCGCTCACCCTCGACACGTACCGGCTGCTGGGCCGCTCCGGGCTGCGGGTGTCCCCGCTGGCCCTGGGCACGGCGACCTTCGGCACCGAGTGGGGCTGGGGCGCGGAGGAGGACGACGCCCGCACGTTGTTCGACACGTACGTCGAGCGCGGCGGCAACTTCATCGACACCGCCGCCACGTACACCGGCGGCACCGCCGAGCGCATGGTCGGCGCGTTCGCCCGCGACCGCCGCGAGAGCCTGGTGCTGGCGACGAAGTACACGACGTCGCGCCGTCCCGGGGACCCGAACTCCGGCGGCGCGCACCGCAAGAACCTGTTCGCCTCGGTGGAGACCAGCCTGCGGCGGCTGGAGACGGACTACATCGACGTGCTCTTCCTGCACGTGTGGGACTTCACGACCCCGGTCGAGGAGATCCTGCGCGGCCTGGACGACCTGGTCCGGCAAGGCAAGGTGCTGTACGTGGCGATGTCCAACGCCCCGGCGTGGGAGATCTCGCGGATGCAGGCGATCGCCGATCTGCGCGGCTGGTCGCCACTGGTCGCACTGCAGATCGAGTACAGCCTCATCAACCGCGGCGCCGACCGCGACCTGATCCCGATGGCGCGCGCCATGGGGCTCGGGGTGACGCCGTTCTCGGCGCTGGGCGGCGGCGTGCTCACCGGCAAGTACAGCCGCGCCGACCTGGCCCCCGCCGACGCCGCCCCCGGCGAGAGCAATCGGAAGAGCTTCAACGCCGCGCTGGGGATGGTCACCGAGCGCACCCTCGCCATCGCCGACGCGGTGCGCGAGACCGCGGCGGAGGCGGGGCACACGGCGGCGCAGGTCGCGCTGGCGTGGACGTTGCGGAATCCGGCGGTGACGGCGCCGGTCATCGGGGCGCGCACGCCGGAGCAACTGGTGGCGAATCTGGGGGCGCTGGATGTCGAGTTCACGGCCGAGCAGCTGGCGCGGCTGGAGGCGGTGAGCGCGATCGAGCTCGGGTACCCGCATGATGTGCTGGCCGGGGAGCATTTGCGGACGGTGACGACGGGTGGGCTGACCATCGAGGCTCGCCGCTGA
- a CDS encoding NADP-dependent oxidoreductase, protein MSETTMRAIVQDEFGGPEVLKLVRIPKPEPLPTEVLVRVHAAGINPVDWKTRAGSGMAGVLGAPPFVLGWDVSGVVEAVGFGVTTLEVGDEVYGMPWFPRAANGYSEYVTAPARQFARKPETATHEQAAAVPLAALTAWQALVDTAKVQAGQRVLVHAAAGGVGHFAVQLAKHAGAHVVATASAGRHEWLREIGADEVIDYTAVRFEDAVQDLDVVIDLVGDAHDKTSLRSVQTLRPGGLLVAIPAGVSPELAEAAAERGVRVTPFLVEPDGPALAAIAGLIDAGHVAVEVEAVFPLEQAGEAHVRGEAGRSRGKLVLRIAG, encoded by the coding sequence ATGTCCGAAACGACGATGCGCGCGATCGTCCAGGACGAGTTCGGCGGCCCCGAGGTCCTGAAGCTCGTCCGGATCCCCAAGCCCGAGCCGCTGCCGACCGAGGTGTTGGTGCGGGTCCACGCCGCCGGCATCAACCCCGTCGACTGGAAGACCCGCGCGGGCAGCGGCATGGCCGGGGTGCTCGGCGCGCCTCCGTTCGTGCTCGGCTGGGACGTCTCCGGCGTGGTCGAGGCCGTCGGCTTCGGTGTGACGACGCTGGAGGTCGGCGACGAGGTGTACGGCATGCCGTGGTTCCCGCGCGCGGCCAACGGCTACAGCGAGTACGTCACCGCGCCGGCCCGGCAGTTCGCGCGCAAGCCGGAGACCGCGACCCACGAGCAGGCCGCCGCCGTGCCGCTGGCCGCGCTGACCGCGTGGCAGGCGCTGGTGGACACCGCGAAGGTGCAGGCCGGGCAGCGCGTGCTCGTGCACGCCGCGGCCGGCGGTGTCGGGCACTTCGCCGTGCAGCTCGCCAAGCACGCCGGCGCGCACGTCGTCGCGACCGCCAGCGCCGGCCGGCACGAGTGGCTGCGGGAAATCGGGGCCGATGAGGTGATCGACTACACCGCGGTCCGCTTCGAGGACGCGGTGCAGGATCTCGACGTCGTCATCGATCTCGTCGGCGACGCCCACGACAAGACGTCGCTGCGCTCGGTGCAGACGCTGCGGCCCGGCGGGCTGCTCGTCGCCATCCCGGCCGGTGTCTCGCCGGAGCTGGCCGAGGCCGCTGCCGAGCGCGGCGTGCGCGTCACGCCGTTCCTGGTCGAGCCGGACGGACCGGCGCTGGCCGCGATCGCCGGGCTCATCGACGCCGGTCACGTCGCGGTCGAGGTCGAGGCGGTGTTCCCGCTGGAGCAGGCCGGCGAGGCGCACGTCCGGGGCGAGGCGGGGCGCTCGCGGGGCAAGCTCGTTCTGCGTATCGCGGGCTGA
- a CDS encoding winged helix-turn-helix domain-containing protein: protein MIRFEVGTEDLLHSRFAISPAFELDSLLRLLAGGGRLPTSSASRLRSTFESLRRETDLDMVLALQSDRIGADFVAPPPAGLTQTWDDDLAVIRATPLPLARAEIAYCLAAQPATATAATDPRMRTRLDAPDVIARLAEALDQAWRVLVAPDWLQLRAICERDVVHRAGVLGRAGWSAAIADLHTALRWHDDGIEVSGISAEPQVIPLNGHGLLLVPSAYIWPHAAAHTSGDWPKTLIYPARGIAALWETPEPRTPGALTDLLGRSRALILTALSSPAGTTHLARSLSMTTGAVGDHLAVLRRAGLVHRARDGRVVLYARTAIGDALVAATNG from the coding sequence GTGATCCGCTTCGAGGTCGGCACCGAGGACCTGCTCCACAGCCGCTTCGCCATCTCCCCGGCGTTCGAGCTCGACTCGCTGCTGCGGCTGCTTGCGGGCGGCGGAAGACTGCCGACATCTTCAGCGTCCCGGCTGCGCTCGACCTTCGAGAGCCTGCGGCGCGAGACCGACCTCGACATGGTCCTGGCGCTACAGTCGGACCGGATCGGCGCGGACTTCGTCGCGCCCCCTCCCGCCGGGCTGACCCAGACCTGGGACGACGACCTCGCGGTGATCCGTGCGACGCCCCTACCCCTGGCGCGCGCCGAGATCGCGTACTGCCTGGCCGCACAACCCGCCACCGCCACCGCCGCCACCGATCCTCGAATGCGCACCCGGCTCGACGCCCCCGATGTGATCGCACGCCTGGCCGAGGCGCTGGACCAGGCCTGGCGCGTGCTGGTCGCCCCGGACTGGCTGCAACTCCGCGCGATCTGCGAGCGCGACGTCGTGCACCGCGCGGGCGTCCTCGGCCGCGCCGGATGGAGCGCGGCCATCGCGGACCTGCACACCGCCCTGCGCTGGCACGACGACGGCATCGAGGTGTCCGGCATCTCGGCCGAGCCGCAGGTCATCCCCCTGAACGGGCACGGCCTGCTACTGGTCCCCTCGGCCTACATCTGGCCCCACGCCGCAGCGCACACCTCCGGCGACTGGCCCAAGACCCTGATCTACCCGGCCCGAGGCATCGCAGCACTCTGGGAAACCCCCGAACCCCGAACACCCGGAGCCCTGACAGACCTCCTGGGCCGCAGCCGCGCCCTCATCCTCACCGCCCTGTCGAGCCCCGCCGGCACCACCCACCTGGCACGCTCCCTGAGCATGACAACCGGCGCCGTCGGCGACCACCTGGCGGTCCTCCGACGCGCCGGCCTCGTGCACCGAGCCCGCGACGGCCGGGTGGTGCTGTACGCGCGGACCGCGATCGGGGATGCGTTGGTCGCCGCGACGAACGGCTGA